AATTGAGCGCTGGAAAAATAAGCCCCACTCAGGTTGGCATTACTAAGATCTGCATACGTCATTTCCGAACCACGAAAGTCCCCCTTGCTCATATCGGCACCACTAAAGTTGGTTCCTGTGAGCGTTGATTCGAAAAGGTCGACATTGGTTAATATGGCATCACTTAAATCAGCGCCGGAAAGATCTGCAAATGTGAGTGTTGCATTATCCAAGTCTACGCCTGACAAATCACAATTCTTACATGCGTTTGTGGAAATAAGCGTAGTCACATTATCATCTGCAGTGTCTGCATAAGCTGGGCTTATCAGGGCATTGCCAATGGTAGTCAGTAGTTTGGAAACAATCGAATAATTAACGCTATTTACTTCTGGCAGCGAACCACTATCAGGCGTCGTCACTAAGAAGCTAGTATCTGTGCTATCTACGTGCTGACCGTGGGTCAGTACCAGCTGATATTCCCCCGCAGGTATTACTGCCGATACGCACTCATCATTGGCTGTAATGCTAAGCACTTCCTCGCCACTACTATTGTTGAGCACCATAGAGTGATTTGAATTGCTGTTACCATCTTCATAGCAAAATGTATGATTTAGGGTACGCGAATATTGGTAGGGTATGAGGTCAGAGCCTGATTTGCCGTTAGAGTCATCCTCTACAGTTGCCGAGGGTGGCTCAAGAAATAAGGCAACGACACCCTGTTCAGGGTTGGCACGTAAGCGACTATTATTCGCAAAGTCCTTTTCGGTTAAAAGGTCTGATTGTATTTGAGTATCATTGTCGTTGCTATCACAAGCTGTCACGAAAATGATAGAAAACATTGACGCTAACAACACGTTAAAGTTACTGCGGTAATCATTGATAGTCTGCACGTTACTTTCCTTATAATGGAACAGATTTTTCTGAAGTTGTAATAATGGGCTATCCCTAAGCCTCTGGACGTGCAGGGCGTCATTATCCTTTAAGATAGTGAATCAGAGTGTCGTTTTAATCAACCCCTCATGAGAATAAGCTACCAATTGCATTTAGTGTCCTGCTTGATGTATTAACAAGCATCTATGACCTAGCCCCTAAGCTTCTCAAGGCTTCAAGCATGGCCGTTAAACCAGTGACTATAGTAGAATAAACATCCTTTTTCTTAATAGCTGAATTCATGTATTAAGGAGAACTTACTCTGGGATGATATTAGCTTCTGGCCATATTTCATCCGCTTGCTGTTGTGCACTAAAGCGCTCCCATACAATGTCATTCACATCAGTATCTTCGCTAAACTCTTGTGCAGATGAATCCTCCCAGCCTAAATGACGTAATTCACAAATGAAGAGGTAGGACAGGCATAACCTTTTAGGTTATAGAAAACCTTCCACATTCAGTTTTCTAGATCCAAGTGTTTTCAATCTACTTAGCTTTGAAGTGCCAAACTGATTTTTGGGCAAAGTGTGTTCCCCATTAAAGCTCATGCTTACCATCAAAACTCAAATCGAAGAGACAAATAACCCAGTGTAGATACGGCTGCGAGCTTCGATGACAGGGTGAGGTATCACGACGTGATACTCTTCGAACGAGAGACAAGGATGTCGAACTGGCCGTTAAACATGGACGTTGTTTGAAATCGCAGAGCGGCCATGGACGACTCTTTTGAAATCAAGAGCCAGCGTCTCGCAGAACCTTCTCAAAGTAAAGAGTGCACATGCCTCGCTGGCCAGCGCGGTAGGTTACATTGAAAGTATGACCTTCAAACAAACTACCCAATACAACATCAGCCAGAGGCTAAAACAGAAAATGTAATCAGTCTTCATTCGAAGACTCGCTAACTTTGGGGCAGAAGTGAGTTACCAAGTTTAGTAATAAAGCTAAATCGAAGAGACTCCATTCTTGTAGAACAGCCAGGTGTAGATGCGGCTACGAGCTTCCAAAACAAGGATGTTTTGGTAGAGCCTCCATGGACGGATTGACGGCGTTTCGTAGAAGTATCTGCACTTAAGCACGCTGCAGGCGATAGATTACAATGAAGACTAAAGCTTCAAACACACTCCCCAATATCAACTCAGCAAGAAGCTAAATCAGAAAATGTATTAAGCCTTCATTCGAAGACTTGCAAACTTTGATGGTGGAAATGCCAATAAATAAGTGGAACATTTATGGCCAGACATAAATACCAACCCTACTCCATCCATGGGGGCTGGCATAAATGTTCTGACTGCCATGGATGGCGGAAATGCCAATAAATGAATGGAACATTTATGGCCAGACATAAAAAAGGTCAGCGAATGCTGACCTTTAATTTAAGTGAGTAAACTCACAATACGTTCATTACTGCGCAGAGCTATATACCACGTCGCCCTTGGCTTTTAATGTCGCAATTAGCGCTCGGTAATCACCTTCGCTGTATTGTGCGCTCAGACGTTGCTCAAGAGAATTCAGCAAGTTGTCATCAATACCTTCAGCCGCATTAACCTTGTCTAGTACCACCACAGCATAACCGTTGGCTAGTGCAACGGTATCAACGACTGCAGTATCTGCAGGTTGAGCCATCTGAAAAGCCTTGTTGGTGATAGCAGTATCGATACCTTGATCAAAGCGTCCAAGTTTTGTCTTAGTCACAAAATCAGCGCTCGAATGTGTATCATTGAAAGCATTCATTGAGGTTTGAGCCTTCTCACGAGCCACTTCGTTAGCTTGCTCTTGCTTCAAACGCTCGACGATACCAGCTTTAACCTTAGTAAAGTTAACAGTACCTGCAGCGGTGTGTGACTTGATACGGATCACCATGGCATGGTTAGTATCAAGCTCTATTACATCACTGTTCATTGAATCAAGCAGCACATTGGTAGAGAATGCCGCTTTCAACACCTCTGGATTATCGAAGGGTGCAGGTGCATTAGTACGAGTAAATACAGGTGTTGTCTTGACTTTAACGCCAAGCTCAGTCGCCGCTTCACTCAAGGTATCTGGCACTTCATAGGTCACATCAGCAAGTGTTTGCTGTAAACCATAATAGGTGTCTACCGCAGCCTTATCTTTCAGCTCAGCGATAATATTATCTTTAACGTCGGCAAAAGGGGCTTCAACTCCAGGCTGAACATCCAACAGCTTGATGATGTGATAACCAAAGCTTGTCTTTACCACTGTCGAGTATGAACCTTTAGACAAAGAGTAAAGCACTTCATCGAAGGCTGGATCCATAACACCTTGTTCAAACCAGTCTAATTTACCGCCCAGCTCGCCACTGAATGTGTCTTCAGACTCAGTTTTTGCAAGCTCAGAAAAATCATCACCGGCTTGAAGCTTGGCATAGATAGCTTCGGCCTTGGCTTTTGATACTGACTCATCATCACCAAGATTAATAAGAATATGTGCAGCAAGGCGTTTTTCAGGTTTCAGATATTGCTGCTTATTCTCATCATAATAGGTCTGAGCTTCTGCATCAGTCACGCTAACATCGTTAGCCATATCAGCAACATTAAGTTCGATATACTCGAGACTCAAAGTCTCAGGACTCATGAATTGACTTAGGTTCGCATCGTAAAATGATTGTGCCTGCTCATCTGTCACTTTTGCATCGGCAACAAATGGACTTGCATCAACGATATGGTAACGAATATCCCGTGTCTGTCCTTGAATACCAGCTAAATAACTAGTTTCACCAGGAAGGACAAATTCAGAACCAACCAGAGAAGCGACAAGTTGACGGCGTGTCATATCGGTACGCATCATATTTCTGAAGGTATTTGCTTGATAGCCTAACTGACGCAAAATGGCTAGATAACGATCGTTATCGAATTGGCCATCCGTCTGAAACGCTGGCTCTATCATGATGGCATTTTTAATTTGCTCATCAGACACTCTTAAGCCAAGTTCAGTTGCGCTTTGATCCAGCAACTTTTCGGCGACTAAACGTTCTAACACGCTTTTCTTTACACTTGCCAGATAAGTATCATTTGCGGCTAACGCTTGGAACATATCACCCATCTGTTGCTCTAATCGAGCACGCTCACTTTGATAGGCTTGTTCTAAGGCTGACTCACTAATATCTTCACCATTAACGGTGGCAGCAGCTGCCTCTGTCGATGATCCTAAATAACTACTTACACCAGTAAATGCAAAGGAAAGTATTACTAGAACTAGAATGCTTTTTGCAATCACGCCCTGTGAGCCTTCGCGAATCTTCTCTAACATCAGTTCTCTCGCTCGTTGCCAATAAAAAATAAAAAGGCGCATCACGTTTGAGATGCGCCTTTTCGTAAACTTGAGGTCATTAGCAACCGATGCTACTTAATGCCTGTCATACTCATTATCCGTAAAAGCACCGCTAAAGCAGTGCTTTTTACAAAACTCTTTAAATAAAAGAGTGTAAACGGATCTTAGTTTACAGCGTCTTTTAGTGCTTTACCTGCTTTGAAGGCAGGAATGTTTGCTGCAGCAATCTTGATCTCAGCACCCGTCTGTGGGTTACGACCAGTACGCTCAGCACGTTGACGCACTTCAAAAGTACCGAAACCAACAAGAGAAATCTTATCGCCATCTTTAAGGCCGTCAGTGACTGCGCCGATGAAAGAGTCTAATGCACGGCCTGCAGCCGCTTTAGAAATGTCAGCACCAGAAGCGATTTTCTCGATTAGTTCAGATTTGTTCATGTCATCCCCTTGAATGTAATTTTTGCACCGCAACCAAATCCTTTGCTAGAGTGGTCTGCGGAGGCTTTTATAACAAGCTTGAATCTAAAACTCAAGCCCGGTAGGAAAAGCAAGGTAAATATAATTGGAAACAGCTCAAAACCAGTTGCCATAAGGGCTTGAGAAGAATGAGCTATCCACGGACCTAGGCTACCACAGCTAGCGAGTTTAAAAAGCCCCTTTTTGCAATTTTTTTACGACAAAGAGGCAATTTTTTGCGTTAACCCGCGTTTTTAACGACTTCGAAGCCTTCAATTGGTCGCTCTAACGCCAATTTTAACACTTCATCGATCCAGCGCACCGGATAAATTTTCAAGTCGGCAACCACATTTGCCGGAATTTCTTCCAAATCTCGTTCATTTTCCTTTGGAATCAACACGACTTTGGTTCCACCACGATGGGCTGCAAGTAGTTTTTCCTTCAAGCCACCGATAGGTAATACCTCACCACGTAAGGTAATTTCACCTGTCATGGCAACATCGGCACGTACCGGATTACCCGTTAAGCTAGAAACCAAAGCTGTACACATAGCAGCACCAGCCGAAGGCCCATCTTTTGGCGTTGCTCCTTCAGGCACATGAACGTGAATATCACGTTTCTCATAGAAATCAGGATTAATACCTAGCTGCTCGGCGCGGGCGCGTACCACAGTCATAGCAGCCTGAATCGACTCCTGCATCACATCACCGAGTGAACCTGTGTAGCTTAGCTTACCTTTACCCGGTACCGAAGTGGCCTCAATAGTAAGTAAATCACCACCCACTTCTGTCCATGCCAAGCCAGTCACTTGACCAATCTGATTATTGGACTCGGCTTTACCATAGTCACAACGCTGCACACCTAGGAAAGATTTTAGGTTATCTTGATCCACGTCTACATGCTTAAGTGTCTTGTCGAGCAAGATACGCTTAACCACCTTACGACAGATTTTAGATAGCTCACGCTCAAGTGATCTCACACCCGCTTCACGAGTGTAATAACGAATAATACCTATGATGGCACTATCATGGACTGTCACTTCTTTAAGTTTGAGACCGTTACGTTCTATCTGCTTAGGCAACAAGTGTTTCTTAGCGATATTAAGCTTCTCATCTTCGGTGTAACCCGAGAGACGAATGACTTCCATACGGTCAAGTAGTGGTCCTGGGATGTTCATCGAATTAGAGGTCGCCACAAACATCACATCGGACAGGTCGTAATCCACTTCTAAATAGTGATCACTAAAGGTCGAGTTCTGTTCAGGATCTAATACTTCTAGCAGGGCAGACGCTGGATCACCACGCATGTCGCTGCTCATCTTATCTATCTCATCGAGCAGAAACAGCGGGTTTTTAACCCCAACTTTAGACATCTTTTGGATGACTTTACCCGGCATTGAGCCGATATAAGTGCGTCGATGGCCACGGATCTCAGCTTCATCACGCACGCCACCTAAGGCAACACGTATATACTTGCGTCCGGTTGCTCTGGCAATAGACTGGCCTAATGAGGTTTTACCTACGCCTGGAGGTCCCACTAAACAAAGTATGGGCCCTTTAAGCTGCTTGACTCGGCTTTGAACCGCCAAATACTCTAAAATTCGTTCTTTGACCTTTTCTAAACCGAAATGGTCTTCATCTAACACTTCTTGTGCCTTGGCCAAGTCACGTTTAATTTTAGAACGTTGACGCCAGGGCACAGAGATCATCCAATCAACATAGCTACGCACAACCGTTGCTTCTGCTGACATGGGTGACATCATCTTAAGTTTGTTCAGCTCAGCGGTCGCCTTCTCTTTGGCTTCCTCCGGCATCTTAGCCTCTTCAATCTTCTTGGCTAAGGTTTCAAATTCATCGTGAGACTCATCGATGTCCCCCAACTCTTTTTGAATCGCCTTCATCTGCTCGTTGAGATAATACTCACGCTGGCTCTTCTCCATCTGCTTTTTGACCCTTGAACGGATCCGCTTCTCGACCTGTAACAGATCGATTTCGGACTCCATCATGGCCATCAGATATTCGAGACGCTCGGCAACATCGACCATCTCAAGCACAGATTGCTTATCTTCGAGCTTAAGTGGCATATGAGCCGCCATGGTATCGGCAAGGCGAGCGGCTTCGTCGATCCCGGACAGTGAAGTTAACACTTCAGGTGGGATCTTTTTATTCAGCTTTATATAGCCCTCAAACTGGCCAACTGCTGAACGTACCAACACCTCTTCCTCTTTCTCAGCCATTGACTCAGATTCCAGGTAAAGGGCCGTAGCAACGAAGAATGATTCCTCGTCTGAATATTTTTCGATGCGTGCGCGTTTGCCACCTTCAACCAGTACTTTTACTGTGCCATCGGGTAACTTTAATAACTGTAAAATAGAAGCGACTGTACCCACTTCAAAAATGTCATCAATGCTTGGATCATCGAGCTCAGCATCACGCTGGGCAACTAGAATAATTTGTTTGTCTTGCTCCATCGCCGATTCTAGGCAACGAATTGATTTTTCCCGTCCTACGAATAACGGAATTACCATATGGGGATATACCACCACATCTCTTAGTGGTAGTACGGGTAGTTCGATTCGCGCTTCACTCTCTTGTGTCATAGCTCGATTCCGTTTGATGATAATACTAATCATTATATTGGGATGAATTGATTGGTTTCAATGGCTAAAAACAAATATATAAATTGAGCTAATTAAAAAGGAGCCATATGGGCTCCTTTTTTAATTTTGATGAGTCAGTTTTTTAAAACTTACTTTGCGCCTGCGGCTTTGGGCTCGCTATTCTCATAGATGAGTATAGGACTTGACTCCCCTTTTACTACCGATTCGTCGATAACGACTTTAGCAACATCATCCACTGAAGGCAGATCATACATGATATCCAGTAAGATACCTTCAACGATCGAACGCAATCCTCGAGCACCAGTCTTACGTGTCATCGCCTTCGCTGCGATAGCTTTCAGTGCATCTTCTCTGAACTCAAGCTCTACACCTTCCATCTCAAACAATGCAGCAAACTGTTTAGTCAATGCATTCTTAGGTTCAGACAGAATTTGTACCAAGGCATCTTCATCTAGCTCAGCCAATGTCGACAGAACTGGAAGACGACCGATAAACTCAGGGATCAGGCCATATTTGACCAGATCTTCCGGCTCAACTTGCATCAAGATCTCAGAGATAGTCGCTTTATCAGATTCACCCTTAATTTGAGCACCAAAGCCAATACCACTTCCGGTTTGACTACGTTGCTCAATCACTTTCTCTAAACCAGAAAAAGCGCCACCACAAATAAACAGAATCTTAGAGGTGTCGACCTGTAAGAACTCTTGCTGAGGATGCTTACGTCCTCCTTGAGGTGGGACAGAAGCAACTGTGCCTTCTATCAACTTAAGTAGTGCCTGTTGAACACCTTCACCTGACACATCACGAGTGATCGATGGGTTATCAGACTTACGGCTGATCTTATCGATCTCATCGATGTAAACAATACCACGCTGAGCCTTCTCAACGTCGTAGTCACATTTTTGCAGTAGCTTCTGAATGATATTCTCGACATCTTCACCCACATAACCGGCTTCGGTTAATGTGGTTGCATCGGCCATGGTAAATGGCACATCGAGGAAGCGAGCAAATGTCTCGGCAAGTAATGTTTTACCACTACCCGTTGGACCAATCAGCAAGATATTACTCTTGCCTAGTTCAACGCCATCTTTAGGATTCGAGTTTTTTAACCGCTTATAGTGGTTATATACCGCAACAGAGAGGACTTTCTTGGCCTTCTCTTGTCCGATGACATAATCATCCAGATGAGCTCTTAGCTCATGTGGTGTCGGTAACTTGTCCTGATCTTGCTTCGGTGAAATCTCTTTGATCTCTTCCCTAATAATGTCGTTGCAGAGTTCAACACACTCATCACAAACATATACTGAAGGGCCAGCGATGAGTTTACGAACCTCATGTTGACTCTTTCCACAAAAAAGAGCAGTACAGTAGTTTCCCACTGTCACCGGTACTTTTGTTGTCGCCCATTACACTACCTCTTGCGCTGTCTGCACTACTTAAATCTACTTATCGCCTTACTACTCAGCATAGCTCAGCCAAAGA
This portion of the Shewanella violacea DSS12 genome encodes:
- a CDS encoding SurA N-terminal domain-containing protein; its protein translation is MLEKIREGSQGVIAKSILVLVILSFAFTGVSSYLGSSTEAAAATVNGEDISESALEQAYQSERARLEQQMGDMFQALAANDTYLASVKKSVLERLVAEKLLDQSATELGLRVSDEQIKNAIMIEPAFQTDGQFDNDRYLAILRQLGYQANTFRNMMRTDMTRRQLVASLVGSEFVLPGETSYLAGIQGQTRDIRYHIVDASPFVADAKVTDEQAQSFYDANLSQFMSPETLSLEYIELNVADMANDVSVTDAEAQTYYDENKQQYLKPEKRLAAHILINLGDDESVSKAKAEAIYAKLQAGDDFSELAKTESEDTFSGELGGKLDWFEQGVMDPAFDEVLYSLSKGSYSTVVKTSFGYHIIKLLDVQPGVEAPFADVKDNIIAELKDKAAVDTYYGLQQTLADVTYEVPDTLSEAATELGVKVKTTPVFTRTNAPAPFDNPEVLKAAFSTNVLLDSMNSDVIELDTNHAMVIRIKSHTAAGTVNFTKVKAGIVERLKQEQANEVAREKAQTSMNAFNDTHSSADFVTKTKLGRFDQGIDTAITNKAFQMAQPADTAVVDTVALANGYAVVVLDKVNAAEGIDDNLLNSLEQRLSAQYSEGDYRALIATLKAKGDVVYSSAQ
- a CDS encoding HU family DNA-binding protein, which translates into the protein MNKSELIEKIASGADISKAAAGRALDSFIGAVTDGLKDGDKISLVGFGTFEVRQRAERTGRNPQTGAEIKIAAANIPAFKAGKALKDAVN
- the lon gene encoding endopeptidase La, translated to MTQESEARIELPVLPLRDVVVYPHMVIPLFVGREKSIRCLESAMEQDKQIILVAQRDAELDDPSIDDIFEVGTVASILQLLKLPDGTVKVLVEGGKRARIEKYSDEESFFVATALYLESESMAEKEEEVLVRSAVGQFEGYIKLNKKIPPEVLTSLSGIDEAARLADTMAAHMPLKLEDKQSVLEMVDVAERLEYLMAMMESEIDLLQVEKRIRSRVKKQMEKSQREYYLNEQMKAIQKELGDIDESHDEFETLAKKIEEAKMPEEAKEKATAELNKLKMMSPMSAEATVVRSYVDWMISVPWRQRSKIKRDLAKAQEVLDEDHFGLEKVKERILEYLAVQSRVKQLKGPILCLVGPPGVGKTSLGQSIARATGRKYIRVALGGVRDEAEIRGHRRTYIGSMPGKVIQKMSKVGVKNPLFLLDEIDKMSSDMRGDPASALLEVLDPEQNSTFSDHYLEVDYDLSDVMFVATSNSMNIPGPLLDRMEVIRLSGYTEDEKLNIAKKHLLPKQIERNGLKLKEVTVHDSAIIGIIRYYTREAGVRSLERELSKICRKVVKRILLDKTLKHVDVDQDNLKSFLGVQRCDYGKAESNNQIGQVTGLAWTEVGGDLLTIEATSVPGKGKLSYTGSLGDVMQESIQAAMTVVRARAEQLGINPDFYEKRDIHVHVPEGATPKDGPSAGAAMCTALVSSLTGNPVRADVAMTGEITLRGEVLPIGGLKEKLLAAHRGGTKVVLIPKENERDLEEIPANVVADLKIYPVRWIDEVLKLALERPIEGFEVVKNAG